A single window of Flavobacterium aestivum DNA harbors:
- a CDS encoding DUF3883 domain-containing protein produces the protein MNLKKILDTLFIDRSGTSIAGLGDIAQAEKYLQQAYEGRYFFELIQNVRDANKELNMDGEIFITILNNTLYISNTGAGFSQKGIEEGITRIGKSTKHSQDYIGFKGIGFKSIKEITENPKIITKYGAVYFDRKTTIKKFAEQKLELEDVPLFHFPHFDTEQLSEVEIEKGIVTKVAMPLKKEITEEKIITDFSKIQAEQLILLGNIQTLKFEFGTDVTSFLINKNSKKNLIEVHKNDSTIINYKYYSPVDKIEISQEVIQSLEGTEKEIFTNNGFVDVNIVLKQGENGQIEPIEQAKLYLFYPLQITSGFRFIIHSYFIVNPERKALRESKLNDFLLFSIGKYIGNEMLAKLKSTKINTNRVLCFKRNKDAKLDILYDSVVAELKTQKFIYDSRTKRYFRPSEIMVADGFDKGLFPDGNLGDKTLIYTDDKEVKDWLCDEFKITYLHYDDIANQIESECKRQLKQKKVKFFQNLYNYVSKHQGLDLTGKKVLLTNNWQLVSSEEDVFYRGKGSKQRPIELANSIQKQIHFIHKDIVISDFREGKSRTGITEFNTYELVRRLLKLFNKNSVPNIDLLNALFNINDLDVKSDLEIREKIILPIKDSGKWLSPLTNPIYFESENLKQLYPDGNFVDDSVLVWKNKQNDINLTTEFLKKFGVWQIPAIYVITKQIIIRTKEKRDRKIQNFSGLSARPFYVFNDRVLDIPVYYNTWFTSMIINNWIIYQSFIQNDLLPKLLYCSNTSNWRNVNKEASVKLSQFVEVLSNEKWICFEGEDDGYSVSEVVGINHFDFSQAHNQVIRNFLRLLPMDYGLGKDFIREIELVHLNGNSIDNFKKLLNNIFVRYKTVIPEGKDFINFYNRILGKLVDFYDTNPAIEDSIDQLKETNFLSIDETTKTPRWSAAHQIFYIDDKPGYDLLPNGIKKEVQPHFTNRDKNTFGKIAGRIGKRFSRSIEKKIVDTEIIRTHTLVSFYELLPEFVALLESHLGDAISKHFGKIKAVRVLEKENLEVEISVGNSPKMLIPVSHFIDSEFNIHLGPSHSSMNRNKQIAEAVNEFFINILDRDLRNFTANLLNFLNTNNKYDYLKSYDITEERINEIRDKLNDFIFTPNQKFWEAILSAKRIQTRENLFIENQINLKKISAILEIELAIVQEIENKFVFTETSKSSNILVLTNFLGLLSITLNDINKFIFPKIDFRYIYQNRLLKIKNKFERGFNALLHEHLSKQIKEEKCLYQNHLDNFKINFKFSIPLNTLELNVEQFFLEALLGEFPFLEIKLSDLNNDFNHFDPIVIYSMNRKLLENKLASVDFTDENLDVFLADNKVRSLLYFNEVDSLRNSFIDWLSTLKKGNNTLDSESELEDFLNEFSNQTDTEIEEVSTQNVDVTSGNGNSSAGNGRRFDGGANDQFKKRLGLIAEMVVYEKLKTMYDEVTWVSKYASKIYRAHSGYNPEGQDGLGYDIEYLDSEGNKYFVEVKGKGDIYDTFEITKYEIEKAHKEGNFYKLILVTQIMDNSQRRIRDLGNLFILADGEDFFSNSKFSAIYRNFEIRFKEINV, from the coding sequence ATGAACCTTAAAAAAATATTAGATACCTTATTTATAGATAGAAGTGGAACCTCTATTGCTGGATTAGGTGATATTGCCCAAGCAGAAAAATATCTACAGCAAGCATACGAAGGGAGGTATTTTTTTGAGTTAATCCAAAATGTGCGAGATGCTAATAAAGAACTGAATATGGATGGTGAAATCTTTATCACTATTCTTAATAATACACTTTACATATCAAATACTGGTGCCGGGTTTAGTCAAAAAGGAATTGAGGAAGGAATTACTAGGATAGGAAAAAGTACAAAACACAGTCAAGATTATATAGGCTTCAAGGGAATAGGCTTTAAATCAATAAAAGAAATAACTGAAAATCCTAAAATAATAACCAAATATGGAGCTGTTTATTTTGACAGAAAGACCACTATTAAAAAATTTGCAGAGCAAAAATTGGAATTAGAAGATGTTCCTCTTTTTCATTTTCCACATTTTGATACTGAACAACTCTCAGAAGTTGAAATTGAAAAAGGGATTGTGACAAAAGTGGCGATGCCTCTTAAAAAAGAGATTACAGAAGAAAAAATCATTACGGATTTTTCCAAAATTCAAGCTGAGCAATTAATTCTTCTAGGTAATATCCAAACATTAAAATTTGAGTTTGGCACGGATGTTACAAGTTTTTTAATTAATAAAAACTCTAAAAAGAATCTGATTGAAGTTCACAAGAATGACAGCACTATAATTAATTACAAATACTACTCTCCAGTCGATAAAATTGAAATTTCCCAGGAAGTAATTCAGTCTTTAGAGGGAACAGAAAAAGAGATATTCACTAATAATGGTTTTGTCGATGTAAATATTGTTTTAAAACAAGGAGAAAATGGACAAATAGAACCGATAGAACAAGCAAAACTCTACCTTTTTTATCCTTTGCAAATAACTTCGGGTTTTCGCTTTATTATTCACAGCTATTTTATTGTAAACCCTGAAAGGAAAGCTTTAAGAGAATCAAAATTAAATGACTTTCTTCTTTTTTCAATTGGAAAATATATTGGAAATGAAATGCTTGCCAAACTCAAATCTACTAAAATTAATACCAATAGAGTACTTTGTTTCAAAAGGAATAAAGACGCAAAATTAGATATATTGTACGACAGCGTGGTAGCTGAACTGAAAACACAAAAATTTATTTATGATAGCCGAACAAAAAGATATTTTCGTCCATCAGAAATAATGGTTGCCGATGGGTTCGACAAAGGACTTTTCCCCGATGGGAATTTAGGAGATAAAACTTTGATCTATACAGATGATAAGGAAGTGAAAGATTGGCTATGCGATGAGTTTAAAATCACTTATTTACATTATGATGATATCGCCAACCAAATTGAAAGTGAATGCAAGCGGCAGTTAAAGCAAAAGAAAGTAAAGTTCTTTCAAAATCTTTACAATTACGTAAGCAAGCACCAAGGGTTAGACCTGACAGGAAAAAAAGTTTTACTTACTAACAATTGGCAGCTGGTTTCTAGCGAAGAAGACGTTTTTTATAGAGGAAAAGGGAGTAAGCAAAGACCAATCGAATTGGCAAATAGTATTCAAAAACAGATTCATTTTATACATAAAGATATAGTCATAAGTGATTTTAGAGAAGGAAAAAGTCGTACAGGTATCACTGAATTTAACACTTATGAACTTGTAAGACGTCTGCTAAAACTGTTTAACAAGAACTCTGTCCCAAATATTGATTTACTTAATGCACTTTTTAATATCAACGACCTAGATGTAAAATCAGACTTAGAAATAAGAGAAAAGATTATTTTGCCTATAAAAGATAGTGGAAAATGGCTATCTCCACTCACCAATCCCATATATTTTGAAAGTGAAAACCTGAAACAGCTTTATCCTGATGGGAATTTTGTTGATGACTCCGTTTTAGTATGGAAAAATAAACAAAATGACATAAATCTTACTACTGAATTTTTAAAGAAGTTTGGTGTGTGGCAGATTCCTGCCATCTATGTAATAACGAAACAAATAATAATAAGAACTAAAGAAAAAAGAGATCGTAAAATACAAAATTTTTCTGGCCTTTCAGCACGACCTTTTTACGTTTTTAATGATCGTGTTTTAGATATACCAGTTTATTACAACACTTGGTTTACAAGTATGATCATAAATAATTGGATTATCTATCAGTCTTTTATTCAAAATGATTTACTTCCAAAATTACTGTATTGCAGTAACACTAGTAATTGGAGAAATGTAAATAAAGAAGCATCAGTAAAATTGAGTCAATTCGTGGAAGTTCTCTCGAATGAAAAATGGATATGTTTTGAGGGAGAAGATGATGGATATTCAGTCAGTGAAGTTGTTGGTATAAATCATTTTGATTTCAGTCAAGCACACAATCAGGTAATAAGAAATTTTTTAAGGCTATTACCAATGGATTATGGTTTAGGAAAAGATTTTATTAGGGAAATTGAATTAGTTCATCTCAATGGTAATTCAATTGATAATTTTAAAAAACTTCTAAATAATATTTTCGTAAGGTATAAAACAGTGATTCCAGAGGGAAAAGATTTTATAAATTTCTATAATCGTATTCTTGGTAAGCTTGTTGATTTCTACGATACAAATCCTGCCATAGAAGACAGTATTGATCAACTAAAGGAAACTAACTTTCTAAGTATTGATGAAACAACAAAAACACCACGCTGGAGTGCTGCACATCAAATATTTTACATAGATGACAAACCTGGTTATGATTTGCTTCCGAATGGAATTAAAAAAGAAGTTCAGCCACATTTCACTAACAGGGATAAAAACACTTTTGGTAAGATTGCCGGCAGAATCGGAAAAAGATTTTCAAGGTCTATTGAAAAAAAAATCGTTGATACAGAAATTATTAGAACACACACTTTAGTGTCTTTTTATGAACTGCTGCCTGAATTTGTTGCACTGCTAGAATCGCACCTTGGCGATGCGATTAGTAAACATTTTGGTAAAATTAAAGCTGTTAGAGTACTGGAAAAGGAAAATTTAGAAGTTGAAATTTCTGTTGGTAATTCGCCAAAAATGCTAATCCCAGTAAGCCATTTTATCGATTCTGAGTTCAATATTCATTTGGGACCTAGTCATAGCTCAATGAATCGAAACAAACAGATTGCTGAAGCAGTCAATGAATTTTTCATCAACATTTTGGATCGTGACTTGCGCAATTTCACTGCTAATTTACTTAATTTTCTAAATACTAATAACAAGTACGATTACCTTAAGAGTTATGATATAACGGAAGAACGGATTAATGAAATCCGTGACAAGTTGAATGATTTTATTTTTACACCAAACCAGAAATTTTGGGAAGCTATTCTATCAGCAAAAAGAATACAGACTAGAGAAAATTTGTTCATCGAAAACCAAATAAATTTAAAAAAAATATCTGCGATACTTGAAATTGAATTGGCAATTGTTCAGGAAATTGAAAATAAATTTGTTTTTACAGAGACTAGTAAAAGTTCAAATATTCTTGTCCTTACAAATTTTCTAGGCCTGCTTTCAATTACTTTAAATGACATCAATAAATTCATTTTTCCAAAGATTGATTTTAGATATATATATCAGAACAGATTGTTGAAAATAAAAAATAAATTTGAGAGAGGTTTTAATGCTTTATTACATGAACATCTTAGTAAACAAATTAAGGAGGAAAAATGCCTTTACCAAAACCACCTCGATAATTTTAAAATAAATTTTAAATTTTCGATTCCTTTAAATACGCTTGAACTTAATGTTGAGCAATTCTTTTTAGAAGCACTATTGGGTGAATTTCCTTTTCTGGAAATTAAACTTAGTGATTTAAATAATGATTTTAATCATTTTGACCCTATTGTGATTTACTCCATGAACCGTAAACTATTAGAAAATAAATTGGCATCCGTGGACTTTACAGATGAAAACCTTGATGTTTTTCTGGCTGATAACAAAGTGAGAAGTTTGTTGTATTTCAATGAGGTAGATTCATTGAGAAATAGTTTTATAGATTGGTTGTCCACTTTGAAAAAAGGAAATAATACACTAGATAGTGAATCAGAATTAGAAGATTTCCTAAATGAATTCAGTAACCAAACTGATACGGAGATAGAGGAAGTTTCAACTCAAAACGTTGATGTTACCTCTGGAAATGGAAATAGTTCAGCAGGAAATGGGAGGAGATTTGATGGAGGTGCAAATGATCAATTCAAAAAACGCTTAGGTTTAATTGCGGAAATGGTTGTTTATGAAAAGCTAAAAACTATGTATGATGAAGTTACTTGGGTTTCAAAATACGCAAGTAAGATTTACAGAGCACATTCAGGTTATAATCCAGAAGGGCAAGATGGTCTAGGTTATGATATTGAATATTTAGACAGTGAAGGCAACAAATATTTTGTTGAAGTAAAAGGTAAAGGTGACATTTATGATACATTTGAGATTACAAAATATGAGATCGAAAAGGCCCATAAGGAAGGGAACTTTTATAAGCTCATTTTGGTAACCCAAATAATGGATAATTCTCAAAGGAGAATCAGAGATTTAGGTAATCTCTTTATACTTGCTGATGGAGAAGATTTTTTCTCAAATAGTAAATTCTCTGCCATTTACAGAAACTTTGAAATTAGGTTTAAAGAAATAAATGTGTAG
- a CDS encoding conjugal transfer protein TraD: MEIVIVICLLIVIVLLSKDKIIKKKVISKQERPPFVNPNLPEIMGIPKPKKRLLMPSIASNSQNADLVKEIDNFESEIEENDFDIEIPQEELDYIFRNMPDYEEEEEEWNRYGISGGDYGFAQGVTFEELSSVGVLLQKEKLESSQKETAIAIVQKVQGTELFSLLENSMESASRKIAQLLDGSISSETDASSSTLRKNDLEDFDIGDFI, from the coding sequence ATGGAGATAGTGATTGTTATATGTCTGCTGATTGTCATTGTCCTTTTATCAAAGGACAAGATTATCAAAAAAAAGGTGATTTCAAAACAAGAGCGGCCGCCATTTGTAAATCCCAATCTACCAGAAATAATGGGCATTCCTAAACCAAAGAAAAGACTTTTAATGCCAAGTATTGCCTCAAATAGCCAAAACGCAGACTTGGTAAAAGAGATTGATAATTTTGAATCAGAAATCGAAGAAAACGATTTTGATATTGAAATTCCGCAGGAAGAACTGGACTATATTTTCAGAAATATGCCTGATTATGAGGAAGAGGAAGAAGAATGGAACAGGTACGGAATATCAGGTGGGGATTACGGTTTTGCCCAAGGGGTTACCTTTGAAGAACTAAGCTCCGTGGGGGTGCTACTGCAAAAAGAAAAATTGGAGTCATCTCAAAAGGAAACAGCGATTGCTATTGTTCAGAAAGTACAGGGAACCGAATTATTCAGTCTGCTGGAAAATTCCATGGAAAGTGCCTCCCGTAAGATAGCTCAGCTATTGGACGGAAGCATTTCTTCTGAAACCGATGCCAGTTCTTCCACTTTGCGGAAAAATGATTTGGAAGATTTTGATATTGGGGATTTTATCTGA
- a CDS encoding DUF3408 domain-containing protein, translated as MQKDEQKKATPEIDEELMMTIMEDGVKKEGMQIPRKQTKEPEQEKLLIKERSKTKKIIETDYEKVFFKRVETNARNGKSVYIRPDFHEKMSRIIQVIGEDKITIYAYLDNLLEHHFQEFGEQITKSYNDKHKPIF; from the coding sequence ATGCAGAAAGATGAACAGAAAAAAGCGACACCTGAAATCGACGAAGAGCTGATGATGACGATAATGGAGGATGGCGTGAAAAAGGAAGGTATGCAAATTCCCCGGAAACAAACAAAAGAGCCGGAACAGGAAAAACTGTTAATCAAAGAACGAAGCAAGACAAAAAAGATAATTGAAACGGATTATGAAAAAGTATTTTTCAAAAGAGTCGAAACCAATGCCCGCAATGGAAAATCTGTATATATACGTCCTGATTTTCATGAAAAGATGTCCCGTATCATACAAGTTATCGGTGAAGATAAAATAACCATTTATGCCTATCTGGATAATTTGTTAGAGCACCATTTTCAAGAGTTTGGAGAACAGATTACTAAGAGTTATAATGATAAGCACAAACCAATTTTTTAG
- a CDS encoding ParA family protein: MKTKHRTLFITFSSQKGGVGKSTFTAIAASILHYRLGYNVAIFDCDFPQYSLEKMRTRDMATVMENDVFKRMAYKQFTTINKKAYPIMKHKAEGLLEAAYAFAESSTVPIDVIFFDLPGTVNTPGILKALAGMNYIFTPITADRLVMESTLVFTQLMTDVIMKKGETSIENISLFWNQVDGRERSSLYDIYNGLISDLGLNLMQSQIMSSMRFRKESEADAKTVFRSTILPPDERLMKACRFDQFMTEFLKTIQL, translated from the coding sequence ATGAAGACAAAACACAGAACCCTATTTATTACCTTCTCTTCTCAAAAAGGAGGTGTTGGCAAAAGTACATTTACCGCAATTGCTGCCAGTATATTACATTACAGGCTCGGCTATAATGTAGCCATATTTGATTGTGATTTTCCCCAGTACAGTTTAGAAAAAATGCGTACCCGTGATATGGCTACTGTCATGGAAAACGATGTATTCAAGCGGATGGCATATAAGCAGTTCACCACCATCAACAAAAAGGCTTATCCTATTATGAAACATAAAGCCGAAGGTCTTCTTGAAGCTGCATATGCCTTCGCAGAGTCGTCGACAGTTCCCATTGATGTTATCTTTTTTGACCTTCCCGGAACGGTGAATACGCCTGGGATTTTAAAAGCTTTAGCAGGAATGAACTATATTTTTACACCTATTACGGCTGACCGTTTGGTCATGGAAAGTACACTCGTTTTTACACAGTTGATGACGGACGTAATCATGAAAAAGGGAGAAACATCCATAGAAAATATTAGCTTATTTTGGAATCAGGTGGACGGACGTGAACGCTCATCCTTATATGATATTTATAACGGGCTCATTAGCGATTTGGGATTGAATCTTATGCAATCACAGATTATGAGCAGCATGCGTTTTCGCAAAGAAAGTGAAGCTGATGCTAAAACCGTTTTTCGCTCTACTATATTGCCTCCGGACGAACGACTAATGAAAGCCTGTCGATTTGACCAGTTTATGACGGAGTTTTTAAAAACAATCCAATTGTAG
- the mobA gene encoding conjugal transfer protein MobA: MDQSNKKQLGKSGRNPKKDPAVFRYSISLNAEENARFLSLFEQSGMSVMAHFITACIFQKTIKTIKVDKTTMDYYMRLTTLYGQFRSIGVNYNQIVKLLYRNFSQKKAAAYLYKLEKHTTEMAGLCQQIIQLTEEFETKNLKKSD, from the coding sequence ATGGACCAAAGCAATAAAAAACAATTAGGGAAATCCGGACGCAATCCTAAAAAGGATCCGGCCGTATTTCGATATTCCATTTCATTGAACGCTGAAGAAAACGCTCGTTTTCTTTCTCTTTTTGAACAGTCAGGAATGAGTGTAATGGCACATTTTATCACTGCTTGTATTTTTCAGAAGACCATTAAAACAATCAAAGTTGACAAGACCACTATGGATTATTATATGCGCTTGACCACATTATACGGTCAGTTCCGCTCAATCGGAGTAAATTATAACCAGATTGTTAAGCTGCTTTATCGCAATTTTTCGCAGAAAAAAGCTGCTGCTTATCTCTATAAACTTGAAAAGCATACAACTGAAATGGCAGGATTATGCCAGCAAATCATTCAGCTTACAGAAGAATTTGAAACAAAGAATCTAAAAAAAAGCGACTGA
- the mobB gene encoding conjugal transfer protein MobB has protein sequence MVAKIGRGQNLTGVLSYNQLKVEKENAQILFTHKMLETPDGHFSIAQMLRSFEPYLLANRKTEKTVLHISLNPDPKDKVNDEKFTAIAEEYMQKMGYGEQPFVVFKHTDIERTHIHIVSVCVDEEGKKISDSYERKRSMQLCRELEEKYGLVCATDKVYKQNENVFHPVNYKTNDIKSQVASVVRYLPKFYQFQSMGEYNALLSLFNITAEEVKGELHGQPKQGVVYFALNESGEKASNPFKASLFGKTAGYIQLQNHFAASKVLLKENDARPTIRKAIETTLQVTTSEQDFKKQLSEKGINVVIRRNDRGRIYGITFIDHNSKTVWNGSRLGKELSANVFNDWWDKGQRPQVKNTDDIKMTLARASYENLPIDKLHDLFDFLRNEISPNLNSENSSIEGFGGLLPEAQVDDYEEQAFTDRLRKKKKRRNNNNN, from the coding sequence ATGGTGGCTAAAATTGGCAGAGGACAAAATTTGACAGGTGTACTTTCTTATAATCAACTCAAAGTTGAGAAAGAAAATGCACAGATTTTGTTTACCCATAAAATGCTGGAAACACCTGATGGACATTTTTCTATTGCTCAAATGCTCCGCTCTTTTGAGCCTTATTTGCTGGCGAATCGTAAAACGGAGAAAACAGTACTACATATTTCCTTGAACCCGGATCCAAAGGATAAAGTAAATGATGAAAAATTTACTGCTATTGCAGAAGAGTATATGCAAAAAATGGGATACGGCGAGCAGCCTTTTGTAGTGTTCAAGCATACCGATATTGAACGTACCCACATTCATATCGTTTCGGTCTGTGTAGATGAAGAAGGTAAGAAAATTTCAGACAGTTACGAGCGTAAACGTTCGATGCAGTTATGTCGTGAATTGGAAGAAAAATACGGCTTAGTCTGCGCAACAGACAAAGTATACAAACAAAACGAGAATGTATTCCACCCAGTGAATTACAAAACCAATGATATTAAAAGCCAGGTTGCTTCTGTAGTACGGTATCTACCTAAATTCTATCAGTTCCAAAGTATGGGCGAATACAATGCTTTGCTATCCTTGTTCAATATTACTGCAGAAGAGGTCAAGGGAGAACTTCACGGACAGCCCAAACAAGGCGTGGTCTATTTTGCCTTGAATGAAAGTGGAGAAAAAGCAAGTAACCCTTTTAAAGCATCCCTTTTTGGAAAAACGGCAGGATATATTCAGCTTCAAAATCATTTTGCAGCGTCCAAAGTGCTACTTAAAGAAAATGATGCGAGACCTACAATTAGAAAAGCAATTGAAACGACCCTGCAAGTGACCACAAGTGAGCAAGATTTTAAAAAACAGCTTTCTGAAAAAGGTATTAATGTTGTTATTCGTCGGAATGATAGGGGCCGAATTTATGGAATTACATTTATTGATCACAATTCCAAAACTGTATGGAATGGTTCTCGTTTAGGGAAAGAACTCTCAGCCAATGTATTCAACGATTGGTGGGATAAAGGGCAAAGACCGCAAGTCAAAAACACTGATGATATAAAAATGACTTTAGCTAGAGCATCATACGAGAATCTACCAATTGACAAGCTACACGATTTATTTGATTTTCTAAGAAATGAAATTTCTCCTAATTTAAATAGTGAAAATAGTAGTATAGAAGGTTTCGGCGGATTACTTCCCGAAGCTCAGGTAGATGATTATGAAGAACAAGCATTTACAGATCGACTGAGGAAAAAGAAAAAACGAAGAAACAATAACAATAATTAA
- the mobC gene encoding conjugal transfer protein MobC, with translation MQGEDDLRGLAKIMEFMRAVSILLLLMHCYWFCYGFFKEEQWTLSIIDKILKNFQRTAGLFSHTLYTKLFALVLLALSCLGSKGVKNEKITWRKIYTALTVGFVFFFLNTPLLKLPVEMGTFLYIFTLGLGYIALLMAGVWMSRLLRNNLMDDVFNTENESFMQETQLMQNEYSVNLPTKFWYQKKQHNGWINIVNPFRATIVLGTPGSGKSYAIVNNYIKQQIEKGFSMYIYDFKFDDLSTIAYNHLLKHTDKYKVKPKFYVINFDDPRRSHRCNPINPDFMTDISDAYESAYTIMLNLNRSWIQKQGDFFVESPIILLAAIIWFLKIYDNGKYCTFPHAIELLNKKYADVFTILTTYSELENYLSPFMDAWQGGAQDQLQGQIASAKIPLSRMISPQLYWVMTGDDFSLDINNPKEPKILCVGNNPDRQNIYSAALGLYNSRIVKLINKKGQLKSSVIIDELPTIYFRGLDNLIATARSNRVAVCLGFQDYSQLTRDYGDKESKVIQNTVGNIFSGQVVGETAKSLSERFGKILQRRQSMTINRNDKSTSISTQLESLIPASKISTLTQGMFVGAVSDNFDERIEQKIFHAEIVVDNEKVAAETKTYQKIPEILSFVNEQGEDMMKAEIEANYKQIKQDIIGIVSDELERIKNDPDLLHLIPKTKSDDKKGDTPK, from the coding sequence ATGCAAGGAGAAGATGACTTAAGAGGGTTAGCCAAGATTATGGAGTTTATGAGAGCAGTCAGTATTTTATTGTTGCTGATGCACTGCTATTGGTTTTGTTATGGATTCTTTAAAGAAGAACAATGGACATTATCTATTATTGATAAAATATTGAAAAACTTTCAGCGAACGGCTGGACTATTTTCCCATACGCTGTATACGAAGCTATTTGCTTTGGTTCTTTTGGCACTAAGTTGTTTGGGCAGTAAAGGCGTGAAAAACGAAAAGATTACATGGAGAAAGATCTATACAGCGCTCACAGTAGGCTTCGTTTTTTTCTTTCTCAATACTCCGTTACTTAAGCTTCCCGTAGAAATGGGTACGTTTTTATATATTTTTACTTTAGGTTTGGGCTATATTGCCCTACTTATGGCAGGTGTATGGATGAGTCGATTACTTAGAAACAACCTCATGGACGATGTTTTTAATACTGAAAACGAAAGCTTTATGCAGGAAACCCAGTTGATGCAAAATGAGTATTCTGTCAACCTGCCCACCAAATTCTGGTACCAGAAAAAACAGCATAACGGCTGGATCAATATTGTAAATCCTTTTAGAGCAACTATTGTACTGGGTACACCCGGATCCGGTAAATCCTATGCCATTGTAAACAACTATATTAAACAACAAATTGAAAAAGGCTTTTCAATGTATATCTATGATTTTAAATTTGATGATCTTTCTACCATTGCTTACAACCACCTATTGAAACATACAGACAAGTATAAAGTCAAACCAAAGTTTTATGTAATCAATTTTGATGATCCAAGAAGAAGTCACCGATGTAATCCTATCAATCCAGATTTTATGACCGACATCTCCGATGCCTATGAGTCTGCATATACCATTATGCTTAATTTAAACCGTTCTTGGATACAAAAGCAGGGTGATTTTTTCGTCGAAAGCCCAATTATCCTTTTGGCAGCCATTATTTGGTTTTTAAAAATTTATGATAATGGAAAGTACTGTACTTTTCCTCACGCTATTGAACTGCTCAACAAAAAATATGCAGATGTCTTTACAATTCTGACCACCTATTCAGAATTGGAGAATTATCTTTCCCCATTTATGGATGCCTGGCAGGGAGGCGCTCAGGACCAATTACAAGGACAGATTGCTTCCGCTAAAATTCCTTTATCAAGGATGATTTCACCACAGTTGTATTGGGTGATGACTGGGGATGATTTTTCCCTGGATATCAATAATCCCAAAGAGCCCAAAATCCTTTGTGTGGGCAATAATCCTGACAGGCAAAATATTTATTCCGCTGCTCTTGGATTGTACAATTCCAGAATTGTAAAACTCATCAATAAAAAAGGACAGCTCAAGAGCTCGGTGATCATAGATGAGTTGCCAACCATATATTTTCGAGGGTTAGACAATTTGATTGCTACTGCACGAAGCAATAGGGTGGCAGTATGTTTAGGATTTCAAGATTATTCTCAATTGACGAGGGATTATGGGGATAAAGAAAGTAAAGTAATTCAAAATACGGTAGGGAATATTTTTAGCGGACAGGTGGTAGGTGAAACAGCCAAAAGCCTGTCAGAACGTTTTGGTAAAATATTGCAGCGACGTCAAAGTATGACTATCAATCGGAATGATAAATCAACTTCTATTTCCACACAATTAGAAAGCCTTATACCGGCTTCCAAAATTTCTACCCTAACTCAGGGAATGTTTGTAGGAGCCGTTTCCGATAATTTTGATGAACGTATCGAACAAAAGATTTTTCATGCGGAGATTGTGGTAGATAATGAAAAAGTCGCTGCTGAAACCAAAACCTATCAGAAAATCCCGGAGATACTTTCTTTTGTAAATGAACAGGGAGAAGATATGATGAAGGCTGAGATTGAGGCTAACTATAAACAAATCAAACAGGATATTATTGGAATAGTGTCGGATGAACTAGAGCGAATTAAAAATGATCCGGATTTACTGCATTTGATACCAAAGACAAAGTCAGATGATAAAAAAGGCGATACTCCTAAATAA